From Burkholderia pseudomultivorans, the proteins below share one genomic window:
- a CDS encoding electron transfer flavoprotein subunit beta/FixA family protein, with amino-acid sequence MKVLVAVKRVVDANVKVGVKSDRSGVDIANVKMSMNPFDEIAVEEAVRLKEAGIATEVVAVSVGVAQAQETLRTALAIGADRAILVETNAAVEPLGVAKVLKALLDKERPSLAILGKQAIDDDSNQTGQMLAALAGLPQATFASKVVVANGNATVAREVDGGAETLSLQLPAVVTTDLRLNEPRYVTLPNIMKAKKKPLEIVKPDDLGVDVTPRLKVLAVNEPPKRAAGVKVPDVATLVGKLKTEAGVL; translated from the coding sequence TTGAAAGTGCTCGTGGCAGTGAAGCGCGTGGTCGACGCGAACGTGAAGGTCGGCGTGAAGTCCGACCGGAGCGGCGTCGACATCGCGAACGTGAAGATGTCGATGAACCCGTTCGACGAGATCGCCGTTGAAGAAGCGGTGCGCTTGAAGGAGGCCGGCATCGCGACCGAGGTGGTCGCGGTGTCGGTCGGCGTTGCACAGGCGCAGGAAACGCTGCGCACCGCGCTGGCGATCGGCGCGGACCGCGCGATCCTCGTCGAGACGAACGCGGCGGTCGAACCGCTCGGCGTCGCGAAGGTGCTGAAGGCGCTGCTCGACAAGGAACGGCCTTCGCTGGCGATCCTCGGCAAGCAGGCGATCGACGACGATTCGAACCAGACCGGGCAGATGCTGGCTGCATTGGCTGGCTTGCCGCAGGCGACGTTCGCATCGAAGGTCGTGGTGGCGAATGGCAACGCGACGGTTGCGCGCGAAGTGGACGGCGGCGCGGAAACGCTGTCGCTTCAACTGCCCGCAGTCGTCACTACGGATCTGCGCCTGAACGAGCCGCGCTACGTGACGCTGCCGAACATCATGAAGGCGAAGAAGAAGCCGCTGGAAATAGTGAAGCCGGACGATCTCGGCGTGGACGTGACACCGCGACTGAAGGTGCTCGCCGTGAACGAGCCGCCGAAGCGCGCGGCCGGCGTGAAGGTGCCGGACGTGGCGACGCTGGTCGGCAAGCTGAAGACCGAAGCCGGGGTGCTGTAA
- a CDS encoding electron transfer flavoprotein subunit alpha/FixB family protein: MTILVIAEHDAADAASPGGHAPIKAATLNTVAAAQTISGFGGGDIHVLVAGHNVRAAADAAAKIAGVTKVLLADAPQLADGLAENVEATVMTVAMQYSHILAPATAYGKNIAPRIAAKLDVAQISDITAVTAIDTFERPIYAGNAIATVQSGDPVKVVTVRATGFDPVAAEGGSASVEKIEAAADAGVSQFVSREVTKLDRPELTSASIIVSGGRGLGSGENYTKVLEPLADKLQAALGASRAAVDAGYVPNDYQVGQTGKIVAPQLYIAVGISGAIQHLAGMKDSKVIVAINKDPEAPIFSVADYGLVGDLFTVVPEACAAL, from the coding sequence ATGACGATTCTGGTGATCGCCGAACACGATGCGGCCGACGCGGCATCGCCCGGCGGCCATGCGCCGATCAAGGCGGCGACGCTGAATACCGTGGCCGCCGCGCAGACGATCAGCGGATTCGGCGGCGGCGATATTCATGTGCTGGTCGCCGGACACAACGTCCGGGCGGCGGCCGACGCGGCTGCGAAAATCGCGGGCGTGACGAAGGTGCTGCTGGCCGATGCGCCGCAGCTTGCCGACGGTCTCGCGGAGAATGTCGAAGCGACGGTGATGACGGTTGCAATGCAGTATTCGCACATCCTCGCGCCGGCCACGGCGTACGGCAAGAACATCGCGCCGCGTATCGCGGCGAAGCTCGACGTCGCGCAGATCTCGGACATCACGGCCGTGACGGCGATCGACACGTTCGAGCGCCCGATCTACGCGGGCAACGCGATCGCGACGGTGCAGTCGGGCGACCCGGTCAAGGTCGTCACGGTGCGGGCGACGGGTTTCGATCCGGTCGCAGCGGAAGGCGGCAGCGCATCGGTCGAGAAGATCGAAGCGGCGGCAGACGCAGGCGTGTCGCAGTTCGTCAGCCGTGAAGTGACGAAGCTGGACCGTCCGGAACTCACCAGCGCGAGCATCATCGTGTCGGGCGGCCGTGGCCTGGGCAGCGGCGAGAACTACACGAAGGTGCTGGAGCCGCTCGCGGACAAGTTGCAAGCCGCACTCGGCGCTTCCCGCGCGGCAGTGGATGCGGGCTACGTGCCGAACGACTATCAGGTCGGCCAGACCGGCAAGATCGTCGCGCCGCAGCTGTACATCGCGGTCGGCATCTCGGGCGCGATCCAGCACCTGGCCGGCATGAAGGATTCGAAGGTCATCGTCGCAATCAACAAGGATCCCGAAGCACCGATCTTCAGCGTGGCCGATTACGGCCTCGTCGGCGACCTGTTTACCGTCGTGCCCGAAGCTTGCGCGGCGCTGTGA
- a CDS encoding transferase hexapeptide repeat family protein: MPLFEFNGMRPRVDASAYVHPGAVVIGNVTIGARCYIGPHASLRGDFGAIVVEAGSNVQDGCVLHVGIGETCRLGVNSHVGHGAIVHGATLEPDTMIGMNAVVMDGATIGATTIVAACAFVKAGLDVPPGVLLAGVPGRVVRRLSDAEIDAKANGTRIYQQLAADCLRTLRLVDG, translated from the coding sequence ATGCCCTTGTTCGAATTCAACGGAATGCGCCCGCGTGTCGATGCTTCCGCTTACGTGCACCCGGGCGCGGTCGTGATCGGCAACGTGACGATCGGCGCGCGCTGCTATATCGGTCCGCACGCGAGCCTGCGCGGCGATTTCGGTGCGATCGTGGTCGAGGCCGGCAGCAACGTGCAGGACGGCTGCGTGCTGCATGTCGGCATCGGCGAGACATGCCGGCTCGGCGTGAACAGCCATGTCGGTCACGGCGCGATCGTGCACGGCGCGACGCTCGAACCGGACACGATGATCGGGATGAACGCGGTCGTGATGGATGGCGCCACGATCGGCGCGACGACGATCGTGGCCGCGTGCGCATTCGTGAAGGCAGGGCTCGACGTGCCGCCCGGTGTGTTGCTGGCGGGCGTGCCGGGGCGCGTAGTGCGACGGCTGAGCGACGCGGAGATCGATGCGAAGGCGAACGGCACGCGGATCTATCAGCAGCTTGCGGCGGATTGTCTGCGCACGCTCAGGCTCGTCGACGGGTGA
- a CDS encoding collagen-like triple helix repeat-containing protein, giving the protein MQKQFTKGNFVLAAFAAACTLAACGGGDVTSPPRAGNNVVPSTSGSGTSGGGTSGTTSGTTSGATSGTTSGTTSGTTSGTTSGTTSGTTSGTTSGTTSGTTSGTTSGTTSGTTSGTTSGTTSGTTSGTTSGTTSGTTSGTTSGTTSGTTSGSTSGWGTSGAPGTRGIVSSVGAVVMDAGTTIGGVSLPGVSKGVTAGPGDTVRGVGSIVNETSNVVSGGLGQIGFTPNPVGTTVAGLGSVVGTAGAPVSGLSETVKALGAGPLSPLAPITAPVGSLLDTVANQLGSAGTTIGAALSTGPVQQATQTVSSAITPLVTTAGQLTQQVGTATGLGQPVAGLLGQIGGAITSAGWKASAAGAGTVAGPLVSDVGQLVRAVGDTVTNAGGLVNPNGANGAVPISGLITSVVGGIPAVVHNGPPPAATPATGTGTGISAGGSAALGGASGPLAPITSLLGGLLGGAAGK; this is encoded by the coding sequence ATGCAAAAACAATTCACCAAGGGGAATTTCGTGCTCGCGGCATTTGCCGCCGCCTGCACGCTTGCCGCGTGCGGCGGTGGCGATGTGACTTCGCCGCCGCGGGCCGGCAACAACGTTGTGCCGAGTACGAGTGGGAGTGGTACGAGCGGTGGCGGTACGAGCGGGACGACCAGCGGTACGACGAGTGGCGCGACGAGCGGTACGACGAGCGGTACGACGAGCGGTACGACGAGCGGCACGACCAGCGGCACAACGAGCGGTACGACGAGCGGTACGACCAGCGGTACGACCAGCGGTACGACCAGCGGCACGACCAGCGGCACGACGAGCGGTACGACGAGCGGTACGACGAGCGGTACGACGAGCGGGACGACCAGCGGGACGACCAGCGGTACAACGAGCGGCACAACAAGCGGCACAACAAGCGGCACAACAAGCGGCACAACAAGCGGCAGCACCAGCGGTTGGGGCACCAGCGGCGCCCCCGGCACGCGGGGCATCGTCAGCTCGGTCGGCGCGGTCGTGATGGACGCCGGCACGACCATCGGCGGCGTGAGCCTGCCGGGCGTCAGCAAGGGCGTGACGGCCGGCCCCGGCGACACGGTCCGCGGCGTCGGCTCGATCGTCAACGAAACCTCGAACGTCGTGAGCGGCGGGCTCGGCCAGATCGGCTTCACGCCGAACCCGGTCGGCACCACCGTGGCCGGCCTCGGCAGCGTCGTCGGCACGGCCGGCGCTCCCGTCTCCGGCCTGAGCGAAACGGTGAAGGCGCTTGGCGCCGGACCGCTGTCGCCGCTGGCGCCGATCACCGCGCCGGTCGGCAGTCTGCTCGACACCGTCGCGAACCAGCTCGGATCGGCCGGCACCACGATCGGCGCCGCGCTGTCGACCGGCCCGGTACAGCAGGCGACGCAGACGGTCAGTTCGGCCATCACGCCGCTCGTGACGACCGCCGGCCAACTCACGCAGCAGGTCGGCACGGCGACCGGGCTCGGTCAGCCGGTCGCGGGGCTGCTCGGCCAGATCGGCGGAGCGATCACGTCGGCCGGATGGAAGGCATCGGCGGCGGGAGCGGGAACCGTTGCCGGGCCGCTGGTCAGCGACGTCGGGCAGCTCGTCCGGGCCGTCGGCGACACGGTGACCAACGCGGGCGGCCTCGTCAATCCGAATGGCGCGAACGGCGCCGTGCCGATTTCCGGTCTGATCACCAGCGTCGTCGGCGGGATCCCGGCGGTCGTGCACAACGGTCCGCCGCCGGCCGCGACGCCGGCGACCGGTACGGGCACCGGCATCAGCGCCGGCGGCAGCGCTGCGCTCGGTGGCGCAAGCGGCCCGCTCGCACCGATTACGTCGCTGCTCGGCGGCCTGCTGGGTGGTGCGGCCGGAAAGTAG
- a CDS encoding TonB-dependent receptor domain-containing protein, giving the protein MKLRHLLATSAATALLSPLAHAAGDTAPPQPAQPADNADLPTISITDTRHLPESFDQRYATTQVLTRDDLDRLSPSDPSITQAVATLPGVTVSQNGGPGASSSVSIRGSSASQVAVFVDGIRIGSSTTGIAPWADLPTEAFERVEVISGPAAASFGANAMGGVVQLFTRRAANQPNQTTVSFGGGSNKTFDTQVRTSGTVPSSGPLAALGGLTYSLGLHDYATAGIDATRPFAYGHEEGRNPYHAQDIDARLGYARDNWSISTFALYHRSDLSYDNAGGADRELDHQLTAGLSFHLDITPDTQFDQSVGYSNDRQFLYASDPAIATDQINSQRISTSTSLTHQERGFSLFGQPLSGETKLAYDFTREQAFLPVDIPSGVPTRNDSAFSLHQSVTLGTVTMFLAGRHEIVAGRSVNTGNAALSWAITPVYTARLSYGNAFRLPTFNDLYYPGYGNPDLSPERSNSVEAALDATTSLGTFTAAIYDTRVHNLIAYDPATFQPVNIGRAHIRGLDLSYKGTIGRSTPVSIAIGLLNPQDTTNQTWLNRRPRQTVSISIDHTWDELHLHALSTGASLRYGGTTFDDPANTTYLPSYLTADLRASYRINSHLSVSALLSNLFDRRYMTAYGYNTVGRAAFGKVTYTF; this is encoded by the coding sequence ATGAAACTCCGACATCTCCTCGCCACGTCCGCCGCCACCGCGCTGCTGTCGCCGCTCGCGCACGCCGCCGGCGACACCGCCCCGCCGCAGCCGGCGCAGCCCGCAGACAACGCCGACCTGCCGACGATCTCCATCACCGACACGCGCCACCTGCCCGAATCGTTCGACCAGCGCTATGCGACGACGCAGGTGCTCACGCGCGACGACCTCGACCGGCTGTCGCCAAGCGATCCGAGCATCACGCAGGCGGTCGCGACGCTGCCGGGCGTGACCGTGTCGCAGAACGGCGGCCCCGGCGCGTCGTCGTCCGTCAGTATTCGCGGCTCGTCGGCGAGCCAGGTCGCGGTGTTCGTCGACGGCATCCGGATCGGCTCGTCGACCACCGGCATCGCGCCCTGGGCGGATCTGCCGACCGAGGCGTTCGAGCGCGTCGAAGTCATCTCGGGGCCGGCGGCCGCCTCGTTCGGCGCGAACGCGATGGGCGGCGTCGTGCAGCTGTTCACGCGGCGCGCGGCGAACCAGCCGAACCAGACCACGGTGTCGTTCGGCGGCGGCTCGAACAAGACCTTCGACACGCAGGTCCGCACGTCGGGCACGGTGCCGTCGAGCGGGCCGCTCGCCGCGCTCGGCGGGCTCACCTACTCGCTCGGCCTGCACGATTACGCGACGGCCGGCATCGATGCGACGCGGCCGTTCGCGTACGGCCACGAGGAAGGCCGCAACCCGTATCACGCGCAGGATATCGACGCACGCCTCGGCTATGCGCGCGACAACTGGTCGATCTCGACGTTCGCGCTGTACCACCGCTCCGACCTGTCCTACGACAACGCGGGCGGCGCCGATCGCGAGCTCGACCACCAGTTGACGGCCGGCCTGTCGTTTCATCTCGACATCACGCCGGACACGCAGTTCGACCAGTCCGTCGGTTACTCGAACGATCGCCAGTTCCTGTACGCGAGCGACCCGGCGATCGCGACCGATCAGATCAATTCGCAGCGCATCAGCACGTCGACGTCGCTGACGCACCAGGAACGCGGCTTCAGCCTGTTCGGCCAGCCGCTGTCGGGCGAGACCAAGCTCGCATACGATTTCACGCGTGAACAGGCGTTCCTGCCGGTCGATATCCCGAGCGGCGTGCCCACGCGCAACGATTCCGCGTTCTCGCTGCACCAGTCGGTGACGCTCGGCACGGTCACGATGTTCCTCGCGGGCCGTCACGAGATCGTCGCCGGGCGGTCGGTGAACACGGGCAACGCGGCGCTGTCGTGGGCGATCACGCCGGTCTACACCGCACGCCTGTCGTATGGCAACGCGTTCCGGCTGCCGACCTTCAACGATCTCTACTATCCCGGATACGGGAATCCGGATCTCAGCCCCGAGCGCAGCAACTCGGTCGAGGCCGCGCTCGATGCGACGACGTCGCTCGGCACGTTTACGGCCGCGATCTACGACACGCGCGTCCATAACCTGATCGCGTACGATCCCGCGACGTTCCAGCCGGTCAACATCGGGCGCGCGCACATTCGCGGGCTCGACCTGTCGTACAAGGGAACGATCGGCCGTTCGACGCCGGTCAGCATCGCAATCGGCCTGCTGAATCCGCAGGACACGACCAATCAGACGTGGCTGAATCGCCGTCCGCGACAAACGGTCAGCATCAGCATCGATCACACGTGGGACGAACTGCACCTGCACGCGTTGAGCACCGGCGCGTCGCTGCGCTACGGTGGCACAACGTTCGACGATCCGGCCAACACGACCTATCTGCCGTCGTACCTGACGGCGGACCTGCGCGCGTCGTACCGGATCAATTCGCATCTGTCGGTGTCGGCGCTGCTGTCCAACCTGTTCGACCGTCGCTATATGACGGCCTACGGTTACAACACGGTCGGCCGGGCTGCGTTCGGCAAGGTCACTTACACGTTCTGA
- the acnB gene encoding bifunctional aconitate hydratase 2/2-methylisocitrate dehydratase — protein MLENFRAHVAARAALGIPPLPLTAQQTAELVELLTNPPAGEEQTLLDLITHRVPAGVDEAARVKAGFLAAVAKGETACPLISRARATELLGTMLGGYNIQPLIELLSDAEVGATAADALKKTLLMFDQFHDVKELADKGNANAKAVMQSWADAEWFTSRPEVPESLTITVFKVTGETNTDDLSPAPDATTRPDIPLHALAMLKNARPGITPEEDGKRGPVKFIESLKEKGHLVAYVGDVVGTGSSRKSATNSVLWFTGEDIPYVPNKRFGGVCLGGKIAPIFYNTMEDAGALPIELDVSKMEMGDVVELRPYEGKALKNGEVIAEFQVKSDVLFDEVRAGGRIPLIVGRGLTAKAREALGLPPSTLFRLPHQPADSGKGFSLAQKMVGRACGLPEGQGVRPGTYCEPKMTSVGSQDTTGPMTRDELKDLACLGFSADLVMQSFCHTAAYPKPVDVKTHQTLPNFISTRGGIALRPGDGVIHSWLNRMLLPDTVGTGGDSHTRFPIGISFPAGSGLVAFAAATGTMPLDMPESVLVRFKGKMQPGVTLRDLVNAIPLYAIKQGMLTVAKQGKKNIFSGRILEIEGLPDLKVEQAFELSDASAERSAAGCTVRLNKEPIIEYLNSNITLLKWMIAEGYQDPRSLQRRIAAMEQWLDDPQLLAPDADAEYAAVIEIDLADIHEPIVACPNDPDDVKTLSDVAGAKIDEVFIGSCMTNIGHFRAASKLLEGKRDIPVKLWVAPPTKMDQKQLTEEGHYGVFGTAGARTEMPGCSLCMGNQAQVREGATVMSTSTRNFPNRLGKNTNVYLGSAELAAICSRLGKIPTKEEYMADIGVINANGDQIYKYMNFDQIQDFKEVADTVQV, from the coding sequence ATGCTTGAAAACTTTCGTGCTCACGTGGCCGCCCGCGCCGCGCTCGGTATTCCTCCCCTGCCGCTGACGGCTCAGCAGACCGCCGAACTGGTCGAACTGCTGACCAACCCGCCGGCCGGCGAAGAGCAGACGCTGCTCGACCTGATCACCCACCGCGTGCCCGCTGGCGTGGACGAAGCTGCCCGCGTGAAGGCCGGCTTCCTGGCCGCCGTCGCCAAGGGCGAAACCGCCTGCCCGCTGATCTCGCGCGCCCGCGCCACCGAACTGCTCGGCACGATGCTGGGCGGCTACAACATCCAGCCGCTGATCGAGCTGCTGTCCGACGCCGAAGTCGGCGCGACCGCCGCCGACGCGCTGAAGAAAACCCTGCTGATGTTCGACCAGTTCCATGACGTGAAGGAACTCGCCGACAAGGGCAATGCGAACGCGAAGGCCGTGATGCAGAGCTGGGCCGACGCCGAATGGTTCACGAGCCGTCCGGAAGTGCCGGAAAGCCTGACCATCACCGTCTTCAAGGTCACCGGCGAAACCAATACCGACGACCTGTCGCCGGCGCCGGACGCGACCACCCGCCCGGACATCCCGCTGCACGCGCTGGCGATGCTGAAGAACGCGCGCCCCGGCATCACGCCGGAAGAAGACGGCAAGCGCGGCCCGGTCAAGTTCATCGAATCGCTGAAGGAAAAGGGCCATCTGGTCGCCTACGTGGGCGACGTGGTCGGCACCGGCTCCTCGCGCAAGTCGGCCACCAACTCGGTGCTGTGGTTCACCGGCGAAGACATCCCCTACGTCCCGAACAAGCGTTTCGGCGGCGTGTGCCTCGGCGGCAAGATCGCCCCGATCTTCTACAACACGATGGAAGATGCCGGCGCGCTGCCGATCGAACTCGACGTGTCGAAGATGGAAATGGGCGACGTGGTCGAGCTGCGCCCGTACGAAGGCAAGGCGCTGAAGAACGGCGAAGTGATCGCCGAATTCCAGGTCAAGTCCGACGTGCTGTTCGACGAAGTGCGCGCCGGCGGCCGGATTCCGCTGATCGTCGGCCGCGGCCTGACCGCAAAGGCGCGTGAAGCGCTGGGCCTGCCGCCGTCGACGCTGTTCCGCCTGCCGCACCAGCCGGCCGACAGCGGCAAGGGCTTCTCGCTCGCGCAGAAGATGGTCGGCCGCGCATGCGGCCTGCCGGAAGGCCAGGGCGTCCGTCCGGGCACGTACTGCGAACCGAAGATGACCTCGGTCGGCTCGCAGGACACCACCGGCCCGATGACGCGCGACGAACTGAAGGATCTCGCCTGCCTCGGCTTCTCGGCCGACCTCGTGATGCAGTCGTTCTGCCACACCGCCGCCTATCCGAAGCCGGTGGACGTGAAGACGCACCAGACGCTGCCGAACTTCATCAGCACGCGCGGCGGCATCGCGCTGCGTCCGGGCGACGGCGTGATCCACTCGTGGCTGAACCGCATGCTGCTGCCCGACACCGTCGGCACCGGCGGCGACTCGCACACGCGCTTCCCGATCGGCATCAGCTTCCCGGCAGGTTCGGGCCTGGTCGCGTTCGCGGCCGCCACCGGCACGATGCCGCTCGACATGCCGGAATCGGTGCTGGTCCGCTTCAAGGGCAAGATGCAGCCGGGCGTCACGCTGCGCGATCTCGTCAACGCGATTCCGCTGTACGCGATCAAGCAAGGCATGCTGACGGTCGCGAAGCAGGGCAAGAAGAACATCTTCTCCGGCCGCATTCTCGAGATCGAAGGCCTGCCCGACCTGAAGGTCGAGCAAGCGTTCGAACTGTCCGATGCGTCGGCCGAGCGCTCGGCCGCCGGTTGCACGGTCCGCCTGAACAAGGAACCGATCATCGAGTACCTCAACAGCAACATCACGCTGCTGAAGTGGATGATCGCCGAAGGCTACCAGGATCCGCGCAGCCTGCAGCGCCGCATCGCGGCGATGGAGCAGTGGCTGGACGACCCGCAGCTGCTGGCGCCGGATGCCGACGCCGAATACGCGGCCGTCATCGAGATCGACCTCGCCGACATCCATGAGCCGATCGTCGCCTGCCCGAACGATCCGGACGACGTGAAGACGCTGTCCGACGTCGCCGGCGCGAAGATCGACGAAGTGTTCATCGGCTCGTGCATGACCAACATCGGTCACTTCCGCGCCGCGTCGAAGCTGCTGGAAGGCAAGCGCGACATTCCGGTCAAGCTGTGGGTCGCGCCGCCGACCAAGATGGACCAGAAGCAGCTGACCGAGGAAGGCCATTACGGCGTGTTCGGCACGGCCGGCGCACGTACCGAAATGCCGGGCTGCTCGCTGTGCATGGGCAACCAGGCACAGGTGCGCGAAGGCGCGACGGTGATGTCGACCTCGACCCGCAACTTCCCGAACCGCCTCGGCAAGAACACCAACGTGTATCTCGGCTCGGCGGAACTGGCGGCAATCTGCTCGCGTCTGGGCAAGATTCCGACGAAGGAAGAGTACATGGCCGATATCGGCGTGATCAACGCCAATGGCGACCAGATCTACAAGTACATGAACTTCGACCAGATCCAGGACTTCAAGGAAGTCGCCGACACCGTGCAGGTGTAA
- a CDS encoding class I SAM-dependent methyltransferase, with protein sequence MSVNVSGTEGYAEQAPILVERWRAISFAEHHAPILPLVPKAPCRVLDIGAGIGTDAAGFAAMGHAVVAVEPVDALRAAGIALHRSASIEWLDDSLPDLAVLRARHASFDCVMLSAVWMHLDADERRRAMPNVAALLADGAMLGMTLRHGPVPDGRRMFDVSAEETVQLARMHGLRVAMNERTGSVQRGNRHMAVMWSRLVFVKDATGNHARD encoded by the coding sequence ATGTCCGTGAACGTGAGCGGCACCGAAGGTTATGCGGAACAAGCGCCGATACTCGTCGAGCGATGGCGCGCCATCTCGTTTGCCGAGCACCATGCGCCGATTCTGCCGCTCGTTCCGAAAGCCCCGTGCCGCGTGCTCGACATCGGCGCCGGCATCGGCACCGACGCGGCCGGGTTCGCGGCAATGGGACATGCGGTCGTCGCGGTCGAACCGGTGGACGCGCTGCGCGCGGCCGGCATCGCGTTGCACCGGTCGGCCTCGATCGAGTGGCTCGACGACAGCCTGCCCGATCTGGCGGTGCTGCGCGCGAGACACGCGAGCTTCGATTGCGTGATGCTGTCGGCGGTGTGGATGCACCTCGACGCAGACGAGCGCCGCCGGGCGATGCCGAATGTCGCCGCACTGCTCGCCGACGGCGCGATGCTGGGAATGACGTTGCGCCACGGCCCGGTTCCGGATGGCAGAAGGATGTTCGACGTGTCGGCCGAGGAAACCGTGCAGCTGGCGCGCATGCACGGGTTGCGCGTGGCGATGAACGAGCGGACCGGATCGGTTCAGCGCGGCAACCGGCACATGGCGGTGATGTGGAGTCGGCTGGTTTTCGTCAAGGACGCGACAGGAAATCACGCGCGCGATTGA
- a CDS encoding helix-turn-helix domain-containing protein, producing the protein MRQRALPTGGRALPGFGARLLRELTRSGAPPAVRTASVAAPADAATSGGFVALYRDAIERLEAQVARGDGHPPMRKQEVDLMCRCLLSCATLADAIRCAAEFCEMLQPRAGRLTLTERDARAAFRMDSLRRTRSPAACLVDLTGLFCYLQLFGWLIGQPLRPADVWLGHPRRDDAVPLLGLFNAPVEVGRKTYGFGFDAALLESRVIRRPAELDAFVVDFPFRLIDAAPAVVSWTQQVRGFVEAALAREQALPAFAELAAWLGVSEATLRRRLAAEGCGYHALREQCLAEAARRCLRESDWPVARIAAHLGFGGEEAFRRAFVRWTGVAPSRFRRDYAGLPQFADTRHAARRDQPGEPPAPGRRACP; encoded by the coding sequence ATGAGACAGCGTGCCTTGCCGACCGGCGGCCGCGCGTTGCCGGGCTTCGGTGCGCGCCTTTTGCGCGAACTGACGCGCAGCGGCGCACCGCCCGCCGTGCGTACCGCCTCCGTGGCCGCACCTGCGGACGCCGCGACATCGGGCGGCTTCGTCGCGCTGTATCGCGACGCGATCGAACGGCTCGAAGCGCAGGTCGCGCGCGGCGACGGCCATCCGCCGATGCGCAAGCAGGAAGTCGATCTGATGTGCCGCTGCCTGCTGAGCTGCGCGACGCTGGCCGATGCGATCCGCTGTGCGGCCGAGTTCTGCGAGATGCTGCAGCCGCGCGCCGGCCGGCTGACGCTGACGGAGCGCGACGCACGCGCGGCGTTCCGGATGGATTCGCTGCGCCGCACGCGCAGCCCGGCCGCCTGCCTCGTCGACCTGACCGGGCTGTTCTGCTACCTGCAGTTGTTCGGCTGGCTGATCGGGCAGCCGCTGCGGCCGGCCGACGTCTGGCTCGGCCATCCGCGCCGCGACGATGCGGTGCCGCTGCTCGGGCTGTTCAACGCGCCGGTCGAGGTCGGCCGCAAGACCTACGGCTTCGGCTTCGACGCGGCGCTGCTCGAATCCCGCGTGATCCGGCGGCCGGCCGAACTCGATGCATTCGTCGTCGATTTTCCGTTTCGTCTGATCGATGCCGCGCCGGCCGTCGTGTCATGGACGCAGCAGGTGCGCGGTTTTGTCGAGGCGGCGCTCGCGCGCGAACAGGCGCTGCCGGCGTTTGCGGAACTGGCCGCGTGGCTCGGCGTCAGCGAAGCGACGCTGCGGCGCCGGCTCGCGGCCGAAGGCTGCGGCTATCACGCACTGCGCGAGCAGTGCCTGGCCGAGGCCGCGCGGCGCTGCCTGCGCGAATCCGACTGGCCGGTCGCGCGCATTGCCGCGCATCTCGGGTTCGGCGGCGAGGAGGCATTCCGGCGCGCGTTCGTGCGCTGGACGGGCGTGGCGCCGAGCCGGTTCAGGCGCGACTACGCCGGTTTGCCGCAGTTCGCTGACACGCGACACGCCGCTCGTCGGGACCAACCGGGCGAACCGCCGGCGCCCGGGAGACGCGCATGTCCGTGA
- a CDS encoding Dabb family protein, whose protein sequence is MRHDTAQVFVSAEHDADAVASALRDTARSLAGVKRVALARNLPGCWGAGDYTLDLVRDDGARDAATHFAMLAEQPGVVRIEVAACRPVGGGMRAPALRDGVWRTLMLRVRPQASDAQVAALERELLQMPAFMRGIRNWRLSRIEPPGAWTHVWQQEFARLDDLLGEYLMHPYHWGWVDRRFDAESPDWTVDAISHAFCPLASSLLADTAA, encoded by the coding sequence ATGCGGCATGACACGGCGCAGGTTTTCGTTTCGGCGGAGCACGACGCGGATGCGGTCGCGTCCGCATTGCGCGACACCGCGCGGTCGCTGGCCGGCGTGAAGCGCGTGGCGCTCGCGCGCAATCTACCCGGCTGCTGGGGCGCGGGCGACTACACGCTCGACCTGGTCCGCGACGACGGCGCGCGCGACGCGGCGACGCACTTCGCGATGCTGGCCGAGCAGCCGGGCGTCGTGCGGATCGAGGTGGCCGCGTGCCGCCCGGTCGGCGGCGGCATGCGCGCGCCGGCGCTGCGAGACGGCGTCTGGCGCACGCTGATGCTACGCGTGCGGCCGCAGGCGAGCGATGCGCAGGTGGCCGCGCTCGAGCGCGAACTGTTGCAGATGCCCGCGTTCATGCGCGGCATCCGCAACTGGCGCCTGAGCCGGATCGAGCCGCCGGGCGCGTGGACGCACGTCTGGCAGCAGGAGTTCGCGCGCCTCGACGATCTGCTCGGCGAATACCTGATGCACCCGTATCACTGGGGCTGGGTCGACCGCCGGTTCGACGCCGAAAGCCCCGACTGGACCGTCGATGCGATCTCGCATGCGTTCTGTCCGCTCGCGTCGAGCCTGCTGGCCGACACGGCGGCGTAG